One region of Cyanobium sp. M30B3 genomic DNA includes:
- a CDS encoding NAD(P)H-quinone oxidoreductase subunit 5: protein MPSAAELAWLIPVLPLAGACLVGLGLISFNRTINRLRKPVAWLLISCVGAAAVLSYAILAQQLAGAGPTEVLFNWASAGTFNLQMGFRVDAQAAVMLALVTTIAVLVMVYSDGYMAHDKGYVRFFTYLALFSSSMLGLVISPNLLEIYVFWELVGMCSYLLVGFWYDRDGAANAAQKAFVTNRVGDFGLLLGILGLFWATGSFGFEEIGAGLQQAVAGGSLSNGVAVLLCLLVFMGPMAKSAQFPLHVWLPDAMEGPTPISALIHAATMVAAGVFLVARLQPVYEPFPAVQLTIAVIGTITLFLGATIALTQQDLKKGLAYSTVSQLGYMMLAMGCGAPVAGMFHLVTHAFFKAMLFLGSGSVIHAMEEVVGHEPVLAQDMRLMGGLRKYMPITSATFFIGCVAIAGIPPLAGFWSKDEILGQAFNSYPLLWAMGFITAGMTAFYMFRLYFLTFEGEFRGNDKAMAAQLLAAAGRGSAEEDSHGHAHAEHPHESGWQMAMPLAVLAVPSVLIGLLGTPWNSRFAALLDPHEAAEMAEHFSWNEFLPLAGASVAISGAGITVAVLAYALHKLDMAALFADRFPAINAFLANKWYLDAINDKLFVQGSRKLARSVLEVDSKVVDGVVNLTGLMTLGSGEGLKYFETGRAQFYALIVFGGVIALVVLFGALG, encoded by the coding sequence ATGCCTTCAGCCGCCGAACTCGCCTGGTTGATCCCGGTGTTGCCCCTGGCTGGGGCCTGCCTGGTGGGCCTGGGCCTGATCAGTTTCAACCGCACGATCAACCGGCTGCGCAAGCCCGTGGCCTGGCTGCTGATCAGCTGTGTGGGTGCCGCCGCCGTCCTGAGTTACGCAATCCTGGCCCAGCAGCTGGCCGGGGCCGGCCCCACCGAGGTGCTGTTCAACTGGGCCAGCGCCGGCACCTTCAACCTGCAGATGGGCTTCCGGGTGGATGCCCAGGCGGCGGTGATGCTGGCCCTGGTGACCACCATCGCCGTGCTGGTGATGGTGTATTCAGACGGGTACATGGCCCACGACAAGGGCTATGTGCGCTTCTTCACCTACCTGGCCCTGTTCAGCAGCTCGATGCTGGGCCTGGTGATCAGCCCCAACCTGCTGGAAATCTATGTGTTCTGGGAGCTGGTGGGCATGTGCTCCTACCTGCTGGTGGGCTTCTGGTACGACCGCGACGGCGCCGCCAATGCCGCCCAGAAGGCCTTCGTGACCAACCGGGTGGGCGACTTCGGCCTGCTGCTGGGCATCCTGGGCCTGTTCTGGGCCACCGGCAGCTTCGGTTTCGAGGAGATCGGCGCCGGGCTGCAGCAGGCCGTGGCGGGCGGCAGCCTCAGCAATGGCGTGGCCGTGTTGCTGTGTCTGCTGGTGTTCATGGGCCCGATGGCCAAGTCGGCCCAGTTCCCGCTGCACGTGTGGCTGCCCGACGCCATGGAAGGCCCCACGCCGATCTCGGCCCTGATCCACGCCGCCACGATGGTGGCCGCCGGGGTATTCCTGGTGGCGCGGCTGCAGCCGGTGTATGAGCCCTTCCCGGCCGTGCAGCTCACCATCGCCGTGATCGGCACGATCACCCTGTTCCTCGGGGCCACGATCGCCCTCACCCAGCAGGATCTCAAGAAGGGTCTGGCCTACAGCACCGTGAGCCAGCTGGGCTACATGATGCTGGCGATGGGCTGCGGCGCCCCGGTGGCCGGCATGTTCCACCTGGTGACCCACGCCTTCTTCAAGGCGATGCTGTTCCTGGGCTCGGGGTCGGTGATTCACGCCATGGAGGAGGTGGTGGGCCATGAGCCGGTGCTGGCCCAGGACATGCGCCTGATGGGCGGCCTGCGCAAGTACATGCCGATCACCTCCGCCACCTTCTTCATCGGCTGTGTGGCGATCGCCGGCATCCCGCCACTGGCCGGCTTCTGGAGCAAGGACGAGATCCTCGGCCAGGCCTTCAACAGCTATCCGCTGCTGTGGGCGATGGGCTTCATCACCGCCGGCATGACGGCCTTCTACATGTTCCGGCTCTATTTCCTCACCTTTGAGGGCGAATTCCGCGGCAACGACAAGGCCATGGCCGCCCAGCTGCTGGCCGCCGCCGGCAGGGGAAGCGCCGAAGAGGATAGCCATGGCCATGCGCACGCCGAACACCCCCACGAATCCGGCTGGCAGATGGCCATGCCCCTGGCCGTGCTGGCCGTGCCCTCGGTGCTGATCGGCCTGCTGGGCACCCCCTGGAACAGCCGCTTCGCCGCCCTCCTGGATCCCCATGAGGCCGCCGAGATGGCCGAACACTTCAGCTGGAACGAATTCCTGCCGCTGGCCGGAGCTTCGGTGGCGATCTCAGGGGCCGGAATCACGGTGGCCGTGCTGGCCTACGCGCTGCACAAGCTCGACATGGCCGCCCTGTTCGCCGATCGCTTCCCGGCGATCAACGCCTTCCTGGCCAACAAGTGGTATCTCGATGCCATCAACGACAAGCTGTTCGTGCAGGGCAGCCGCAAGCTGGCCCGCTCCGTGCTGGAGGTGGACTCCAAGGTGGTGGACGGCGTGGTGAACCTCACCGGCCTGATGACCCTCGGCAGCGGCGAAGGCCTCAAGTACTTCGAAACCGGCCGGGCCCAGTTCTACGCCCTGATCGTGTTCGGCGGCGTGATCGCCCTGGTGGTGCTGTTCGGCGCCCTGGGCTGA
- a CDS encoding LysR family transcriptional regulator, which yields MADLPFTLDQLRILRAIATEGSFKKAADSLYVTQPAVSLQIQNLEKQLSVSLFDRGGRKAQLTEAGHLLLSYCDRILSQCQEACRALEDLHNLRGGSLIVGASQTTGTYLMPRMIGLFRQKYPDVAVQLQVHSTRRTGWSVANGQVDLAIIGGELPGELNDLLQVVPYASDELALVLPVKHPLARLAELTKDDLYRLGFVCLDAQSTTRKMVDQLLARSGLDVARLKIEMELNSFEAIKNAVQSALGAAFLPVVSIERELSAGSLHRPQVADLLVRRQLKLITHPARYCSRAADAFRREVLPVFASADSPLRRPLQSQASADAVAAVQA from the coding sequence ATGGCAGATCTGCCCTTCACCCTCGACCAGCTGCGCATCCTGCGCGCCATCGCCACCGAGGGCAGCTTCAAGAAGGCCGCCGACAGCCTCTATGTCACCCAGCCGGCGGTGAGCCTGCAGATCCAGAACCTGGAAAAGCAGCTGAGCGTGTCCCTGTTCGACCGGGGCGGCCGCAAGGCCCAGCTCACCGAGGCGGGCCACCTGCTGCTCAGCTATTGCGACCGGATCCTCAGCCAGTGCCAGGAGGCCTGCCGCGCCCTGGAGGATCTGCACAATCTGCGCGGCGGCTCCCTGATCGTGGGCGCCAGCCAGACCACCGGCACCTACCTGATGCCGCGGATGATCGGCCTGTTCCGCCAGAAGTATCCCGACGTGGCCGTGCAGCTGCAGGTGCACAGCACCCGCCGCACCGGTTGGAGCGTGGCCAATGGCCAGGTGGACCTGGCGATCATCGGTGGTGAACTGCCGGGTGAGCTCAACGACCTGCTGCAGGTGGTGCCCTACGCCAGCGACGAACTGGCCCTGGTGCTTCCGGTCAAGCACCCCCTGGCCCGGCTGGCCGAGCTCACCAAGGACGACCTCTACCGCCTCGGCTTCGTGTGTCTCGACGCCCAGTCCACCACCCGCAAGATGGTGGATCAGCTGCTGGCCCGCTCCGGCCTCGATGTGGCCCGGCTGAAGATCGAGATGGAGCTCAACTCCTTTGAGGCCATAAAGAATGCCGTGCAGAGCGCTCTGGGCGCGGCCTTCCTGCCGGTGGTGTCGATCGAGCGGGAGCTGTCGGCCGGCAGCCTGCACCGCCCCCAGGTCGCCGACCTGCTGGTGCGCCGCCAGCTCAAGTTGATCACCCACCCGGCGCGCTACTGCTCCCGGGCCGCCGACGCCTTCCGGCGGGAGGTGCTGCCGGTGTTCGCCAGCGCCGACAGCCCCCTGCGCCGGCCGCTGCAATCGCAGGCCAGCGCCGATGCCGTGGCGGCCGTCCAGGCCTGA
- a CDS encoding DUF3172 domain-containing protein, which yields MTRSSRSRYDGDRNATDDRYAERYGRGAGRPRQPGAGPGGPGGTGGGGQGGPPVQFNLGTIAVLAGVLVVGIGIGTGIASTTQGNQGNIASSQQLDMAVPDPEFCRQWGASAFVMDVEIYTTMNPSTSFVTQPILRPGCVIRRENWSVLQREGAVTAEQMRQCKQRMNTFAYVGSVKDKPVVRCVYQTDIRDNQFVTRGVADDTVGVTPEADQF from the coding sequence ATGACCCGCTCCTCCCGCAGCCGCTACGACGGAGACCGCAACGCCACGGACGACCGCTACGCCGAGCGATACGGTCGCGGGGCCGGCCGGCCCCGGCAACCAGGCGCTGGGCCTGGCGGACCCGGGGGAACCGGCGGTGGAGGCCAGGGCGGGCCACCGGTGCAGTTCAACCTGGGCACGATTGCCGTCCTGGCCGGCGTGCTGGTGGTGGGGATCGGCATCGGCACCGGCATCGCCAGCACCACCCAGGGCAACCAGGGCAACATCGCCAGCTCCCAGCAGCTGGACATGGCGGTGCCCGATCCGGAGTTCTGCCGCCAGTGGGGCGCCAGTGCCTTCGTGATGGACGTGGAGATCTACACCACGATGAACCCCAGCACCAGCTTCGTGACCCAGCCGATCCTGCGGCCGGGCTGTGTGATCCGCCGGGAAAACTGGAGCGTGCTGCAGCGGGAAGGGGCGGTGACCGCCGAACAGATGCGCCAGTGCAAGCAACGGATGAACACCTTTGCCTACGTGGGTTCCGTCAAGGACAAGCCGGTGGTGCGCTGCGTATACCAGACCGACATCCGCGACAACCAGTTCGTGACCCGGGGCGTGGCCGACGACACCGTGGGCGTGACCCCGGAGGCCGATCAGTTCTGA
- a CDS encoding NAD(P)H-quinone oxidoreductase subunit M translates to MADQLLKSTTRHVRLFTARVEDGNLIPDPAQLTLDLDPDNEFQWDAPVLEKVQEQFRQLVEAQAGAELSEYNLRRIGSELEGTIRQLLQAGELRYNPDCRVLNYSMGLPRTPETL, encoded by the coding sequence ATGGCCGACCAGCTGCTCAAATCCACCACCCGTCACGTGCGGCTGTTCACGGCCCGGGTGGAAGACGGCAACCTGATCCCGGATCCGGCTCAGCTCACCCTCGATCTCGATCCAGACAACGAGTTCCAGTGGGACGCCCCCGTGCTCGAGAAGGTGCAGGAGCAGTTCCGCCAGCTGGTGGAGGCCCAGGCAGGAGCCGAGCTGAGCGAGTACAACCTGCGCCGCATCGGCTCGGAGCTGGAGGGGACGATCCGCCAGCTGCTGCAGGCCGGGGAGCTGCGTTACAACCCCGATTGCCGGGTGCTCAATTACTCGATGGGCCTGCCCCGCACCCCTGAAACCCTATGA